ATAAAATTAGAATTGTATATATATTTTTCATTTTATAGTTTATTTATAATTTTAGGTTTCGACTGCGCTCAACCAGACATTTTTTTTAAGGTTATTTTACTAAGAACTGCAACTGCTTACTGGCAATTATTTTCATTCTTTAGCTAAAAAATCTAAATACACTTGTGTAAAATTGTATTCGAAAATAGTTTGGTTATACGCTAACTCTTTTTGCAAAAACTGTGTTTCTGCGAGTAACAAATCAGCTGTTTTTTCTAAACCTTCTTTAAACCTGTTTTTTCTAATTCTTAAAGACTCTTTAGACTGCTCAACCGCTAAAGCTGTTAATGTTAATTTATTTTTAGCATCTACTAATTGGCGTTTTACTTTATTTAGCTCCAAATTACTTTTAGACACATATTGATTGTATGCTAACTTAGATTTCTCTAATTCAGCTTTACTCTTTTGTATTTTTCCAAAACGTTTTGCCCCTTTAAAAATATCCCAACTTAATTGTGCACCAATTAAATAACCATTTGCACTTCCTTGAAATATTTTATTATCATACATTTCATAACTTCCAAATGCGTTTAAACGTGGTAAAAAAGCCATTTTATCAGCCTTATTCATTGCCTCATATCCTTTTAAAGCTAATTGCATTGCCTTTATATCTGCTCTATTTTCTGAAATAACTCTTTCATCAATATTAAAACTAGCCACTAATAAACGCTCAGTAGGTTCATACACCACATAACTCTTATCGTTCATTAAAAAAGAAATATAATTCGATGCATTTTGCACATTACTTTTTGCCACCTGTAACTGATTTTTAACCTCTGTTACTCGTACTTCAATATTTAAAACATCTGTACGTTGTAAAAAACCTTGTTCATAACGATTATCAGCCATTTCTTTATTAATCATTGTAGTTTCTAAAGCTTTCTCTAACACACTAACTGCTTTATATGCGAGTTGTAACTGCATGTATGATTTCTCTACCTCTAATAACAAATAATCTTTCGTGCGCTGAGTTTTTAAAGACATTGCTTCCATTTTAGATTTGGCAGCTTTTCTTTGATAAAGGCCATCTAAATTTATTAATGGTTGTTGAATTTCTAATTTTGTTGCAAAATTTTGAGTTCTTTCAGGATTATTTAACAAAGTTGGATTAAAATCATTTTGTGTTAAAATTTCTTGATTCAATTTAGAACCAAATGTCATTAACGGGTTTGTAGTTGAAATACCTGTATGACTTGCTGTAATATTTGGTAAAAACACCGCATTTGTTTGGTTAAAATCTGCTTTTGCTACTAAAAAATCTTGTTGAGACATTTTAATAGCGTCGTTATTCTCTTTTACTTTAGATATAACATCTTCTTTAGTAATAACTATTACCTCTTGTGCTTTTGCAAAAAGAGTAAATAATATAAAAAACAGTATTAATACTTTATTATTCATGCTACAGTTTCATTAAGTTACTGCAAACTTAGCTGCATAATAAATAATTGTTAGTAACATTTGTTACCATCTGATTTGCTTTCTATAAAGACTCTTTGAATAAAATCTTATAATTCAAAAATAAAGGAACCCCATTGCCATAAAGTTTAATAAAAAACTTAGCTGAACTTCTATACTTTATTTAACCTGCTTCGTTTATTTTTGTGAAACATATGGATTCATTAACTCAAATTGTATTAGGCGCCGCCGTTGGCGAAGCCATTTTAGGTAAAAAAATTGGAAATAAAGCAATGCTGTATGGAGCAATTGCTGGTACTATTCCCGATTTAGATGTTCTTGCTTCATTTTTCACAGACAAAGTAACGGCACTTTATATACATAGAGGATTTACTCATTCTATTGTGTTTTCAGTACTTTTCGCACCCATTCTCGCCTGGATTGTTTCACGTTACGAAAAGTATAAAGATTTTAAAAATTGGACATTACTATTTTTCTTGTCATTTGTAACACATCCTATTTTAGACGCGCATACTACTTGGGGAACTCAATTGTTTTGGCCTTTTGACATCCGATTAGCTTTTAAAAACATATTTGTAATTGACCCTCTTTATACATTGCCTTTTTTAGTGTTTTTAATTTTTGCAATGACACAAAAACGTACTTCTGAGAAACGTCGTTTTTATAATAAAATGGGACTAATAGTAAGTTCATCATACTTAGTACTTACACTTCTCTTAAAATGGATAGCCTTTAATCAATTTGAAACAGCTTTAAAAACTCAAAATATTACTTACTCAGAAATAGACACGAGACCTTCACCTTTAAACACCATCCTTTGGAGTGCCAACGTACAAACTGAAGATTCTTTTTTATTGGGTAATTATTCATTTTTTGATACGCAACCCATCTCTTTCACAAAATACCCAAAGAATCATAATTTATTAGGGAATCTTACTGAAAACAAAAGTGTTAAGCGTATGATTTCAATTTCCGAAGGTTGGTTTACCATCAATAAAAAAGATGGGTTGCTTTATTTTAACGATTTAAGATTTGGCCTTTTAAGTGTTAAGCCAAAAGCTGAAAATTTTGTTTTTAAATATAAAATAACGGTAGACGATGTTGGAAATGTAACATTCACCGAAGAACCAAAAGATAAACGTGATGCTAAAAAATTAGTGTCTGATTTATGGGTTCGTTTAAAAGGTAATTAAATTACCTTTTAATCTAAAATCTAGTTAAACAACTTAATGTTTACGTTTTATAAATTTGATAAACAGTTCCATTTCTTGCCTGTTATGGTATGAATTATAACAGTTTTCAAAAATATTAAAAGTAAAATACGGTTCAAAACACCCTCTATACTCTTCTTTATCCCCTCCAAAAGGTGGATGATCTTCATTTAATTTAGCATTAAAAAGAAGTCCCACTAATTTTCCGTTTTCGTTTAGTATATCATACATTTTTTCGGCATATTTATTTCTCAAACTGGGGCTTAATGCACAGAAAAAAGTTTGTTCAATTACCAAGTCAAATGTCATCTCTAAATCAAAAAAATCGCCTAGAATTAATTGCTTTTGGGGAAAACTTGGAACTCTTTTTTTTATATTCTCTAATGCTGATTTAGATAAATCGACAACAGAAACATTCTTAAATCCCTTATTAAAAAGATACTCTGCTTCATAGGAATTACCTCCTCCAGGGATTAATATTTTCAATTCTTTATTTTCTAACTGATCAAAATAACCTTTTAAAGGCGGTGAAATTTCTCCTAAATCCCAACCTGTTTTATTAGCTTTATATTTATTCTCCCAAAAATCTTTAGACAAATTCATTTTTTCTTAGTTATAATCGAAAATAGCATGACATTAATCATTTCCCTAGGAACAAAATAGAACCTAT
This genomic stretch from Tenacibaculum sp. Bg11-29 harbors:
- a CDS encoding TolC family protein is translated as MNNKVLILFFILFTLFAKAQEVIVITKEDVISKVKENNDAIKMSQQDFLVAKADFNQTNAVFLPNITASHTGISTTNPLMTFGSKLNQEILTQNDFNPTLLNNPERTQNFATKLEIQQPLINLDGLYQRKAAKSKMEAMSLKTQRTKDYLLLEVEKSYMQLQLAYKAVSVLEKALETTMINKEMADNRYEQGFLQRTDVLNIEVRVTEVKNQLQVAKSNVQNASNYISFLMNDKSYVVYEPTERLLVASFNIDERVISENRADIKAMQLALKGYEAMNKADKMAFLPRLNAFGSYEMYDNKIFQGSANGYLIGAQLSWDIFKGAKRFGKIQKSKAELEKSKLAYNQYVSKSNLELNKVKRQLVDAKNKLTLTALAVEQSKESLRIRKNRFKEGLEKTADLLLAETQFLQKELAYNQTIFEYNFTQVYLDFLAKE
- a CDS encoding metal-dependent hydrolase, which encodes MDSLTQIVLGAAVGEAILGKKIGNKAMLYGAIAGTIPDLDVLASFFTDKVTALYIHRGFTHSIVFSVLFAPILAWIVSRYEKYKDFKNWTLLFFLSFVTHPILDAHTTWGTQLFWPFDIRLAFKNIFVIDPLYTLPFLVFLIFAMTQKRTSEKRRFYNKMGLIVSSSYLVLTLLLKWIAFNQFETALKTQNITYSEIDTRPSPLNTILWSANVQTEDSFLLGNYSFFDTQPISFTKYPKNHNLLGNLTENKSVKRMISISEGWFTINKKDGLLYFNDLRFGLLSVKPKAENFVFKYKITVDDVGNVTFTEEPKDKRDAKKLVSDLWVRLKGN
- a CDS encoding methyltransferase domain-containing protein; this encodes MNLSKDFWENKYKANKTGWDLGEISPPLKGYFDQLENKELKILIPGGGNSYEAEYLFNKGFKNVSVVDLSKSALENIKKRVPSFPQKQLILGDFFDLEMTFDLVIEQTFFCALSPSLRNKYAEKMYDILNENGKLVGLLFNAKLNEDHPPFGGDKEEYRGCFEPYFTFNIFENCYNSYHNRQEMELFIKFIKRKH